From the Lathyrus oleraceus cultivar Zhongwan6 chromosome 4, CAAS_Psat_ZW6_1.0, whole genome shotgun sequence genome, one window contains:
- the LOC127073694 gene encoding rhamnogalacturonan I rhamnosyltransferase 1 — protein sequence MCKPESNSNKWQDLGWMGLKVQKERVGSGSGSGSGSGSGSGSGRGRMKLWMIRATSSVILWTCIVQLTAIGDLWGPRVLKGWPSCFTHESASNSRAMDIQFPFSRPPLLPPKRVYKNNGYLMVSCNGGLNQMRAAICDMVAIARYLNVTLIVPELDKTSFWADPSEFQDIFDVDHFITSLRDEVRILKELPTRLKLKVEHGFLYSMPPISWSDISYYKNQILPLIQKYKVVHLNRTDARLANNGQPLEIQKLRCRVNFSALKFTPQIEELGRKVISLLRKNGPFLVLHLRYEMDMLAFSGCTQGCNSDEVEELTRMRYAYPWWKEKIINSDLKRRDGLCPLTPEETALTLRALDIDRNIQIYIAAGEIYGGERRTTSLSKEYPKLVRKETLLEPSDLRFFQNHSSQMAALDYLVSLESDIFIPTYDGNMAKVVAGHRRYLGFKETILLNRKLLVDLIDQYNNGILNWDQFSSSVKESHTHRMGNPSKRLVIHDKPKEEDYFYSNPEECLEPSNDLLSRT from the exons ATGTGTAAGCCAGAGAGTAATAGCAACAAGTGGCAAGATTTGGGTTGGATGGGTTTGAAGGTTCAAAAGGAGAGagttggttctggttcaggttctggttcaggttctggttcaggttcGGGTTCAGGAAGGGGTAGAATGAAACTATGGATGATTCGTGCAACTTCATCGGTGATATTATGGACTTGCATCGTTCAATTAACAGCTATAGGTGATTTATGGGGTCCTAGAGTTCTTAAAGGTTGGCCTTCATGTTTCACTCATGAATCTGCTTCGAATTCCAGAGCTATGGATATTCAGTTTCCTTTTTCACGTCCACCACTTCTACCTCCCAAGA GAGTTTATAAAAACAATGGATACTTGATGGTCTCATGTAATGGAGGACTGAACCAAATGAGAGCAGCG ATTTGTGACATGGTTGCCATTGCTAGATATTTAAATGTCACACTTATAGTTCCTGAACTTGATAAAACATCCTTTTGGGCTGATCCCAG TGAGTTCCAAGACATATTTGACGTGGATCATTTTATCACATCCTTGAGAGACGAGGTTCGGATATTGAAGGAGTTGCCTACTAGACTCAAGCTGAAAGTGGAACACGGTTTCCTTTACAGTATGCCACCCATTAGTTGGTCTGACATATCATACTATAAGAACCAG ATTCTACCCTTGATACAAAAGTACAAAGTTGTCCATTTAAATAGAACGGATGCTCGGCTGGCCAATAATGGTCAACCTCTAGAGATTCAGAAGCTGCGATGCAGAGTTAATTTTAGTGCTCTAAAATTTACTCCTCAGATAGAGGAGTTGGGGAGAAAGGTGATCAGTCTTCTAAGAAAAAATGGCCCATTTCTGGTACTTCATCTGAGGTATGAAATGGACATGTTAGCATTTTCTGGCTGTACTCAAGGTTGTAACAGTGATGAAGTGGAAGAGTTGACAAGAATGAG ATACGCCTATCCTTGGTGGAAAGAGAAAATAATTAATTCTGATTTGAAAAGAAGAGATGGTTTATGTCCTCTAACACCTGAGGAGACTGCCCTTACACTAAGGGCTCTTGACATTGATCGGAACATTCAAATCTACATTGCAGCCGGTGAAATATATGGTGGAGAAAGGAGAACGACAAGTCTTTCAAAGGAGTACCCAAAATTG GTCAGGAAGGAAACACTGTTGGAGCCATCCGACCTTCGTTTCTtccaaaatcattcatctcagATGGCAGCATTGGATTATCTTGTCTCACTAGAGAGTGATATTTTTATTCCCACATATGATGGAAATATGGCCAAAGTAGTTGCGGGCCATCGCAG ATATCTTGGGTTCAAGGAAACAATTTTATTGAACCGAAAGCTCTTAGTTGATTTAATCGATCAGTACAACAATGGAATACTGAACTGGGACCAATTTTCTTCATCCGTGAAGGAATCTCACACTCATCGCATGGGTAACCCTAGTAAAAGGTTGGTAATCcatgataagcccaaagaagaGGATTATTTCTATTCCAACCCGGAGGAATGTTTAGAACCATCAAACGATCTGTTGAGTCGCACGTGA